The Faecalibacterium prausnitzii genome includes a window with the following:
- the rpsI gene encoding 30S ribosomal protein S9: MYETKPYFYGTGRRKNSVARVRVYTGTGKITINDRDIDSYFGLETLKLIVRSPLVLLGLEGKYDVVVRVSGGGVSGQAGAIRHGLSRALLQQSDENRAVLKKAGFLTRDPRMKERKKYGLKAARRAPQFSKR, from the coding sequence ATGTACGAAACCAAACCTTATTTCTACGGCACTGGTCGTCGTAAGAATTCCGTTGCCCGCGTTCGCGTTTACACCGGCACCGGCAAGATCACCATCAACGATCGCGACATCGACAGCTACTTCGGTCTGGAGACCCTGAAGCTGATCGTCCGTTCTCCGCTGGTCCTGCTGGGCCTGGAGGGCAAGTATGACGTCGTCGTCCGCGTTTCCGGCGGCGGTGTTTCCGGTCAGGCTGGCGCAATCCGCCACGGCCTGAGCCGCGCCCTGCTGCAGCAGAGCGATGAGAACCGTGCAGTCCTGAAGAAGGCTGGCTTCCTGACCCGCGATCCTCGTATGAAGGAACGTAAGAAGTACGGTCTGAAGGCTGCTCGTCGCGCACCTCAGTTCAGCAAGCGCTGA
- a CDS encoding phage holin yields the protein MKHKISPSTIARTAALALALTNQILSATGHAVLPIESAQLEQLVSTGLTVAAALVSWWKNNSFTPEAIEADDYFYKLKSG from the coding sequence ATGAAGCACAAGATCTCGCCCTCGACCATTGCCCGCACCGCCGCGCTGGCGCTGGCCCTGACCAACCAGATCCTCAGCGCCACCGGCCACGCGGTGCTGCCCATCGAGTCGGCCCAACTGGAGCAGCTGGTCTCCACCGGCCTGACCGTGGCCGCCGCCCTCGTCAGCTGGTGGAAGAACAACTCGTTCACCCCGGAGGCCATCGAAGCCGATGACTACTTCTACAAACTGAAGAGCGGCTAG
- the rplM gene encoding 50S ribosomal protein L13, with the protein MSTTLVKPAEVERKWYLLDASGKSLGHVAAEAAVLLRGKQKVNYTPNVDCGDYVVVINCDEAVLTGKKAEQKFHITHSKFIGGLKKVQYSKLMAENSDLAMTYAVKGMIPSNTIGAKALTRLHCYKGAEHAQAAQKPEKIEF; encoded by the coding sequence ATGAGCACTACTCTCGTAAAGCCCGCTGAAGTCGAGCGCAAGTGGTATCTGCTCGACGCATCCGGCAAGAGCCTGGGTCACGTCGCTGCTGAGGCTGCTGTTCTGCTGCGCGGCAAGCAGAAAGTCAACTACACCCCCAACGTCGATTGCGGCGATTACGTCGTCGTCATCAACTGTGACGAGGCTGTCCTGACCGGCAAGAAGGCCGAGCAGAAGTTCCACATCACCCACAGCAAGTTCATCGGCGGCCTGAAGAAGGTCCAGTACAGCAAGCTGATGGCTGAAAACAGCGATCTGGCTATGACCTACGCTGTCAAGGGCATGATCCCTTCCAACACCATCGGTGCCAAGGCTCTGACCCGCCTGCACTGCTACAAGGGTGCTGAGCATGCTCAGGCAGCTCAGAAGCCCGAAAAGATCGAGTTCTAA
- a CDS encoding 3D domain-containing protein has protein sequence MFRIASVKFQKALSGRTRAAAPRVLAFCVMAVSLLFTLAVTAANLRLTYVTDSYGARQLVVSTDADSDPARVMSLSGMEAEEGDHVYYTAFSGSLASLNIERAFTVTIQADDQEYPVRMAFGTVADALERAGITLDEEDYTEPALDQLVTAGSSIVVHRVDYQDKVETQAIPYDTEYVYTSLYFRNTGRATTLQHGSEGQQAVTTRERWVDGELENSMVVDVTTTVEPTNHVVKTYGAGAPVSPLTGTDGTTNAPASYSRVLTGKATGYYSKSGKGSSGLGLGYGTVAVDPDVIPYGTLLYITSTDGRFVYGYAIATDTGIAVQKGEILVDLFYETYAESVINGAIQVNVYVVN, from the coding sequence TTGTTCCGTATCGCTTCCGTCAAATTTCAAAAAGCATTGAGCGGCCGCACCCGTGCCGCCGCCCCCCGTGTGCTGGCGTTCTGCGTCATGGCCGTGAGCCTGTTGTTCACGCTGGCCGTGACCGCCGCGAATCTGCGGCTGACCTACGTCACTGACTCCTATGGTGCGCGGCAGCTGGTGGTCAGCACTGACGCTGACAGCGACCCCGCCCGCGTGATGAGCCTTTCCGGCATGGAGGCCGAAGAGGGCGACCATGTCTATTACACCGCGTTCAGCGGCAGCCTGGCTTCCCTGAACATCGAGCGCGCATTCACCGTGACCATCCAGGCAGACGACCAGGAGTATCCGGTGAGGATGGCTTTTGGCACCGTTGCCGATGCGCTGGAACGCGCCGGCATCACCCTGGATGAAGAGGACTACACCGAGCCTGCACTGGACCAGCTGGTCACAGCAGGCAGCAGCATCGTGGTCCACCGCGTCGATTATCAGGATAAGGTCGAGACGCAGGCCATCCCCTACGATACCGAGTATGTCTACACCAGCCTGTACTTCCGCAACACCGGCCGCGCCACCACGCTGCAGCACGGCTCGGAGGGCCAGCAGGCCGTGACCACCCGCGAGCGCTGGGTGGACGGTGAGCTGGAGAACAGCATGGTGGTCGATGTGACCACCACGGTGGAGCCCACCAATCATGTCGTCAAGACCTACGGTGCCGGTGCGCCTGTCTCGCCGCTGACCGGCACGGACGGCACCACCAATGCGCCCGCTTCCTACAGCAGGGTCCTCACCGGCAAAGCCACCGGCTACTATTCCAAGTCCGGCAAGGGCTCTTCCGGTCTGGGCCTGGGCTACGGCACGGTTGCCGTGGACCCGGACGTCATCCCCTACGGCACCCTGCTGTATATCACTTCCACCGATGGCCGCTTCGTTTACGGCTACGCCATCGCGACCGACACCGGCATCGCCGTTCAGAAGGGCGAGATCCTCGTGGACCTGTTCTACGAGACCTACGCCGAGTCGGTCATCAATGGGGCGATCCAGGTCAATGTTTACGTTGTGAACTGA
- a CDS encoding GH25 family lysozyme: protein MTPLRVLDVSRWQGCIDWDAVQRSGAIDGVMLRVLGSRNGQPYPDPQFERNHAACTARGIPVGGYYYTCAVTSRQTEAELNALRAALRGKTFQLPLAIDAEDARLRSLSPAALAQRVAQAAAQLEAWNLYAMVYTYTNFADTALAMDALTAYDLWLADYRGKRPTRPHGMWQYTSTGHVAGIDGPVDLSRAYKDYPALCRRAGLGRFSG, encoded by the coding sequence ATGACCCCGCTGCGGGTGCTGGATGTCTCACGATGGCAAGGCTGCATAGACTGGGACGCGGTGCAGCGTTCCGGTGCCATCGACGGCGTGATGCTGCGGGTGCTGGGCAGCCGAAACGGCCAGCCCTACCCCGACCCGCAGTTCGAGCGCAATCATGCTGCCTGCACGGCGCGCGGCATCCCGGTGGGCGGCTACTACTACACCTGCGCCGTCACCTCCCGGCAGACCGAAGCCGAGCTCAACGCCCTGCGGGCCGCGCTGCGCGGGAAAACGTTCCAGCTGCCCCTTGCCATTGATGCGGAGGACGCCCGGCTGCGCTCCCTCTCCCCTGCCGCGCTCGCGCAGCGGGTGGCCCAGGCCGCCGCCCAGCTCGAAGCCTGGAATCTCTACGCCATGGTCTACACCTACACGAATTTTGCGGACACCGCCCTTGCGATGGATGCACTCACCGCCTACGACCTCTGGCTCGCCGATTACCGCGGCAAGCGCCCCACCCGCCCCCACGGGATGTGGCAGTACACCAGCACAGGCCATGTGGCGGGCATCGACGGCCCTGTCGATCTGAGCCGCGCCTACAAGGACTACCCCGCCCTCTGCCGCCGCGCAGGGCTTGGCCGCTTCTCCGGCTGA